From the bacterium genome, the window AATGGAAATCAATCGCCGGATCATTACGCCGCTGCTCTTGACCGAACATCCATTGCCACCCGGACAACCGGCAAAGTACCAGAAAGTTCCGGGAATCAAGGCACATTGGATCGCCACGGGAGGAATCGTTACGTCTACTGATGTAGCTGATTTCGATGAAGTGGAATTTCCGATCGACCGAATTCCGGCAAATCCAATGGTCGATATCTCGGCTTTGCAGAGCGGCAACGTCGGCACGCTTACCGATCATCAGAACAAGGCCGCAAACGCCATCCGGAAAGAAGTCGATAAGCGAACAATGTCGCTGTTATCGGCTTCGGTTCCTCAGTCGAATATCATCACGATCACCAGTGGTGGCAAGCTGACTGAAACAGCCTTCTATCAGGCGATTGCCAAGGTGGAAGATCTCGAACTGAATCCGAAATTCATCCTGATGCGTGGTGCGCGAATGTCGGATTTGAAGAGCTGGTCGAATCTAGATCCGCAGACCAACCGCGAACTGTTCGAAAAGGGCGTCGTCAAGACAATGGGTGGTGCAGGATTAATCAATACTGCTGCTGCATCATTGTCAGAAGTGATCATCGTTCCGGACACTGAGATCGGTAAATACGCCGTTCGAAGTGCGATCACTGCTGAACCCTACAAGGACGTTCCCCGATTCAAAGTTGGTTGGGTGGTCTGGATGGAGTGTGCTCTCGGCATTACCCGACCCGATCTGCTGTTCAAAATCGTCATCAACGGTTAGCGAGGTGGCTACGATCAAAAATAGTTCCGGGACGACGTTGGTGTTCCCTTCGGGATTAGTCTTGCTGCCGGACGCATCGCATTCCGTGGGTCGTATGACTCCCGAGTTAAGCGATGCGCTGGCAAGCGGACTACTTGCTGAAGAGAAACCAATGGAAGCGACCGGTGAAGTCGATCCGACTACTACTGGTAAGAAAAAGAAATGACACCGTTGTCCGAACTCACCGCCAAGCTGCGGCTCGATTTTCACGATACGCTAAGCGATCCGGCACACGATCTGTCGGATGAGCAATTGTGTCGTTCAATCGAGCGCGGGTTGCTGTTTCTGAACCGCGACTTCGCTGTTACGTACACAGTAACCGGCGATGCAGTCTATCCGGTTCTGACGATGGAACACCGGGAGATGCTTTTGCTACGATCTCTCGCATTGGTTTGTGAAACGATGGCAGCAAGATCGTCGCGACAAGTTTCATTCTCGTCCGGCGATAAATCGGTGACGCATGGCGACGAAGCACGTATCTGGCTCGCACTGGGTGAGCGCAGTATGGCTCGATACGACGCCGCAGTGGAAGCTTGGACAGGTGGTTCAGGTGGTGTGACTCCTTTGTTGTATGGCAATGAATAGACTCAATGACGATACCATTTTCCGCGCAACAGGCGCAGCAGATACGCAGCGACATGAAATCGCTGATCGAGTGCAGCGGCGAAACCGCTAACCGAACTCGGCAGCAAATCGGCATGGTGGAATATGGCGGTGCGCATGTTGAAGAGTCGGTCGATCAGATCACTTTCCCGGTGTTGCGCAAACCGCTGCCGGAATCTGATCTGACGAAATGTGGAAATGGCGTGCTGTTGTCGGTATTGCCGGAGGTAGATCTGCAGGAGATCGATCTCGTGACTGTGGATGGAGTGCATTACGGTATCGCGGAGATCACTGAATTCAATCTGTTTGGTGTATTGACACACAAAGAGATCAAACTCGAACCGTACCGGAGCCGTTCGTGAAAATCGTAATCGATACCAGAGCCTTTGCCAAGAGTAAAGCGATACTGCGCAAATATCCGCACCTGGTGAGCGCTGGTTTGCAGACGGCAATGGTGACAATGGCGGAAGATGTTCGCAAGACTGCGGTAACAAAACTGCGCGATCAGGGCGGGGTCGATTCTGGTTTGTTGATGAACAGCATTGCGGTGGTGCAGGTTGGTAGTCACCATCTCGTTGTCGGCACGAATGTCGCCTATGCGGCAGCAGTTGAGTTTGGTGCGAGAGGACACTGGCTTCATATCGATTCCGTTCCCGGATTCCGGTTGTGGCTCAAGCGGCATAATATCCCGGGGTGGAACAACCGGAAGTTTTTCTATGTCGCGCCTAAACCACGACCCTATTTCGAACCGGCGTTTGAACACGGTAAGGTTGAAGCACCCAAGATTGTACAGGGTGTTATGGCATCATTAACCGCCGGATTTCTGACATGAAACTGGAACAGGCGTTAGCGCGGTATTTGGAATTGAACATTCCAGACCTTCACGTGTTCAAGGATGATCTGGCACATACCGCCGCCGGATATCCGTACCCGTTGTTGTTGATTACCGAGATCGATGCCAGGCGCAAGCAAATTGGGACAGGACCATACGATGCTTTGGATGGTTCCATCGAACGGAAATGGTGGAATATCGAGCGAACACTACGCTTTACGGTGCGCTCACCGGCGGACAAGCAGCGCGATGGTAATACGATTGTGCATTCGCTGATTGAACAGATTGATGGCGAACTGCAATCGTTGTTCCGAATCGGGTCGGTTGAGTTACCGGTAGGAAGTGATTCAGTGCATATCGCAATGGCGAATCATTCGGGTTTTCACGAACTGCCGGCGATCACCGACCAGTTACCATTCGTTTACCAGCGTACGGTGTCGTGGCGGTTTCAGGAAATGACCAGTCAGGAGTTTGAAGGAGTGCCGCCACTAATCGCGGTGCATTTCGAGATGGGAGAGATCCAGTAATGAACAGACGTACGAACGGGGATACTGAACCGGTAACCGACTCGAGTGCACCCAATGAAACGACAATTACTGTCGCTCCGGAGTACCGAGTGAATGTGTTGCTTCCCGAATTAAAGCAGTATCCGACTCATGTCGTAAATGCCGTGCTGGCGCAGCATGGATTGACACCAATGAGTTTGATTTCCAAGTCACGCCTCGTTGAACTAATCGAGTCGTGGTTAAAGGGGGATGCCAATGGCTGACCGCATTATCAAGAATGTCTATACCGAGTATAAGTCGGGTCCGGTAGTCCCGGCTGTCATTCCGACCAACATCGAATTCTGCGCTGGCACGGCCAAGCGAGGTCTGCTTGAACATGTTTATCAGGTGTCGG encodes:
- a CDS encoding HK97 gp10 family phage protein, whose translation is MKIVIDTRAFAKSKAILRKYPHLVSAGLQTAMVTMAEDVRKTAVTKLRDQGGVDSGLLMNSIAVVQVGSHHLVVGTNVAYAAAVEFGARGHWLHIDSVPGFRLWLKRHNIPGWNNRKFFYVAPKPRPYFEPAFEHGKVEAPKIVQGVMASLTAGFLT